The following coding sequences lie in one Manis pentadactyla isolate mManPen7 chromosome 19, mManPen7.hap1, whole genome shotgun sequence genomic window:
- the BCAN gene encoding brevican core protein isoform X4, whose amino-acid sequence MSERWSYVPMEQPAVPPSACSMAPLFLPLLATLALAQVPAALADALERDSSEDRAFRVRIVGTAPLQGVLGGTLTIPCHVHYLRPPPGRRAVLGSPRVKWTFLSGGREAEVLVARGLRVKVSEAYRFRVALPAYPASLTNVSLALSELRPNDSGIYRCEVQQGIDDSSDAVEVKVKGVVFLYREGSARYAFSFSGAQEACARIGARIATPEQLYAAYLGGYEQCDAGWLSDQTVRYPIQTPREACYGDMDGFPGVRNYGVVDPDDLYDVYCYAEDLNGELFLGAPPDKLTLEEARAYCRERGAEIATTGQLYAAWDGGLDRCSPGWLADGSVRYPIVTPRQRCGGGLPGVKTLFLFPNQTGFPNKHSRFHVYCFRDSAQPSAIPEVSNPASDLASDGLEAIVTVTETLEELQLPQGAVESESRGAIYSIPIVEDGGGGSSTPEDPAEAPRTLLEFKTQTIVPPLGSSEEEDKVLEEDEKYKEEEKEEEEEEEEVEDEALWAWPSELSSLDEEAYLPTEPALEESLSEASPPLTRAVLQPDVSPPPDGEPEAPRPPGVLGPPTGTLPTPREGSLAPPPPFTPAGAREVGEETGGPELSGVPRGESEETGSSEESPLLLPATRAPEGPGDPEVPSEENSGRTVPAGTSVRAQPVLPTDSAGQGGVAMAPSPGDCVPSPCHNGGTCLEEEEGVRCLCLPGYGGDLCNIGLHFCSPGWDSFQGSCYKHFSTRRSWQEAETQCRMYGAHLASISTPEEQDFINNRYREYQWIGLNDRTIEGDFLWSDGVPLLYENWNPGQPDSYFLSGENCVVMVWHDQGQWSDVPCNYHLSYTCKMGLVSCGPPPELPLAQVSGRPQLRYEVHTVLRYRCREGLAQRNLPLIRCQEDGRWEPPQISCVPRRPARALHPTKVPEGHQWRLLGRWKVRLTPPSSPVPGP is encoded by the exons ATGAGTGAGCGCTGGAGCTATGTTCCTATGGAGCAGCCAGCTG TCCCTCCATCAGCTTGCAGCATGGCCCCATTGTTCCTGCCCCTGCTGGCAACCCTGGCCCTGGCACAGGTCCCTGCGGCCTTAGCTGATGCCCTGGAAAGGGACAGCTCAG AGGACCGGGCCTTCCGTGTGCGCATCGTGGGCACCGCGCCGCTGCAGGGTGTGCTGGGCGGCACCCTCACCATCCCGTGCCATGTTCACTACCTGCGGCCGCCGCCTGGCCGCCGGGCTGTGCTGGGCTCCCCGAGGGTCAAGTGGACCTTCCTGTCCGGGGGCCGGGAGGCCGAGGTGCTGGTGGCCCGGGGGCTGCGCGTCAAGGTGAGCGAAGCCTACCGGTTCCGCGTGGCGCTGCCTGCCTACCCAGCGTCACTCACCAATGTCTCCCTGGCTCTGAGCGAGCTGCGGCCCAACGACTCAGGCATCTACCGCTGCGAGGTCCAACAGGGCATAGATGACAGCAGTGATGCTGTGGAGGTCAAGGTCAAAG GGGTCGTCTTTCTCTACCGCGAGGGCTCAGCCCGCTACgctttctccttctctggggcCCAGGAGGCCTGTGCCCGCATCGGAGCCCGCATTGCCACCCCGGAGCAGCTCTATGCCGCCTACCTTGGGGGCTATGAGCAGTGTGATGCTGGCTGGCTGTCCGACCAGACCGTGAG GTATCCCATCCAGACCCCGCGAGAGGCCTGTTACGGAGACATGGATGGTTTCCCTGGGGTCCGGAACTATGGAGTGGTAGACCCGGATGACCTCTATGATGTCTACTGTTATGCTGAAGACCTGAACG GAGAGCTGTTCCTGGGCGCCCCTCCAGACAAGCTGACGTTGGAGGAGGCACGGGCGTACTGCCGGGAGCGGGGTGCGGAGATCGCCACCACGGGCCAGCTGTATGCAGCCTGGGATGGTGGCCTGGACCGCTGCAGCCCAGGCTGGCTGGCCGATGGCAGCGTGCGCTACCCCATTGTCACACCCCGCCAGCGCTGCGGCGGGGGCCTGCCTGGTGTCAAGactctcttcctcttccccaaCCAGACCGGCTTCCCCAACAAGCACAGCCGCTTCCATGTCTACTGCTTCCGAG ACTCTGCCCAGCCCTCTGCCATCCCTGAGGTCTCCAACCCAGCCTCCGACCTGGCCTCTGATGGACTGGAAGCCATTGTCACCGTGACAGAGACCCTGGAGGAACTGCAACTGCCGCAAGGAGCTGTGGAGAGCGAGTCCCGAGGAGCCATCTACTCCATTCCCATCGTGGAGGATGGAGGAGGTGGAAGTTCCACTCCAGAAGACCCAGCAGAGGCCCCTAGGACCCTCCTAG AATTCAAAACCCAAACCATTGTACCTCCCTTGGGGTCCTCAGAAGAGGAAGACAAGGTGTTGGAGGAAGATGAGAAAtacaaggaggaagagaaagaggaggaggaagaagaggaggaggtggaagaTGAGGCCCTGTGGGCCTGGCCCAGTGAGCTCAGCAGCCTGGATGAAGAGGCCTATCTCCCCACTGAGCCAGCCCTAGAGGAATCACTTTCTGAGGCATCCCCGCCGCTGACAAGGGCAGTCCTACAGCCTGATGTGTCACCACCACCTGATGGAGAGCCAGAGGCCCCTAGGCCTCCAGGGGTCCTTGGACCACCCACTGGGACTCTGCCAACTCCCAGGGAGGGGAGCCTGGCACCCCCACCGCCTTTCACTCCAGCTGGGGCAAGAGAGGTTGGGGAGGAGACTGGGGGTCCTGAGCTGTCTGGGGTCCCTCGAGGAGAGAGTGAGGAGACAGGGAGCTCCGAAGAGTCTCCTCTCCTGCTTCCAGCCACAAGGGCCCCTGAGGGTCCCGGGGACCCGGAGGTCCCCTCTGAAGAGAATTCTGGAAGAACTGTCCCAGCAGGGACCTCAGTTCGGGCCCAGCCGGTGCTGCCCACTGACAGTGCTGGCCAAGGCGGAGTGGCCATGGCCCCCTCACCAG GTGACTGTGTCCCCAGCCCCTGCCACAATGGCGGGACATgcttggaggaggaggagggggtccGCTGCCTGTGTTTGCCTGGCTATGGGGGGGACCTGTGCAATATCG GCCTCCACTTCTGTAGCCCTGGCTGGGACTCCTTCCAGGGCTCCTGCTACAAGCACTTTTCTACACGAAGGAGCTGGCAGGAGGCAGAGACCCAGTGCCGGATGTACGGGGCGCACCTGGCCAGCATCAGCACGCCTGAGGAACAGGACTTCATCAACA ATCGATACCGGGAGTACCAGTGGATCGGGCTCAATGACAGGACCATAGAAGGCGATTTCCTGTGGTCAGACGGCGTCCCCCTG CTCTATGAGAACTGGAACCCCGGGCAGCCTGACAGCTACTTCCTGTCTGGAGAGAACTGCGTGGTCATGGTGTGGCACGATCAGGGACAGTGGAGTGATGTGCCTTGCAACTACCACCTGTCCTACACCTGCAAGATGGGGCTGG TGTCCTGTGGGCCCCCACCGGAGCTGCCCCTGGCACAAGTGTCTGGCCGCCCACAGCTGCGCTATGAGGTGCACACAGTGCTTCGTTACCGGTGCCGAGAGGGGCTGGCCCAGCGCAACCTGCCACTGATCCGCTGCCAGGAGGATGGTCGCTGGGAGCCCCCCCAGATCTCCTGCGTGCCCCGTAGGCCT GCTCGAGCTCTGCACCCAACGAAGGTCCCAGAAGGACATCAATGGAGGCTCCTGGGGCGCTGGAAGGTGCGGTTGACCCCTCCTTCCAGTCCTGTTCCAGGTCCCTAG
- the BCAN gene encoding brevican core protein isoform X6, producing MAPLFLPLLATLALAQVPAALADALERDSSEDRAFRVRIVGTAPLQGVLGGTLTIPCHVHYLRPPPGRRAVLGSPRVKWTFLSGGREAEVLVARGLRVKVSEAYRFRVALPAYPASLTNVSLALSELRPNDSGIYRCEVQQGIDDSSDAVEVKVKGVVFLYREGSARYAFSFSGAQEACARIGARIATPEQLYAAYLGGYEQCDAGWLSDQTVRYPIQTPREACYGDMDGFPGVRNYGVVDPDDLYDVYCYAEDLNGDWAGELFLGAPPDKLTLEEARAYCRERGAEIATTGQLYAAWDGGLDRCSPGWLADGSVRYPIVTPRQRCGGGLPGVKTLFLFPNQTGFPNKHSRFHVYCFRDSAQPSAIPEVSNPASDLASDGLEAIVTVTETLEELQLPQGAVESESRGAIYSIPIVEDGGGGSSTPEDPAEAPRTLLEFKTQTIVPPLGSSEEEDKVLEEDEKYKEEEKEEEEEEEEVEDEALWAWPSELSSLDEEAYLPTEPALEESLSEASPPLTRAVLQPDVSPPPDGEPEAPRPPGVLGPPTGTLPTPREGSLAPPPPFTPAGAREVGEETGGPELSGVPRGESEETGSSEESPLLLPATRAPEGPGDPEVPSEENSGRTVPAGTSVRAQPVLPTDSAGQGGVAMAPSPGDCVPSPCHNGGTCLEEEEGVRCLCLPGYGGDLCNIGLHFCSPGWDSFQGSCYKHFSTRRSWQEAETQCRMYGAHLASISTPEEQDFINNRYREYQWIGLNDRTIEGDFLWSDGVPLLYENWNPGQPDSYFLSGENCVVMVWHDQGQWSDVPCNYHLSYTCKMGLVSCGPPPELPLAQVSGRPQLRYEVHTVLRYRCREGLAQRNLPLIRCQEDGRWEPPQISCVPRRPARALHPTKVPEGHQWRLLGRWKVRLTPPSSPVPGP from the exons ATGGCCCCATTGTTCCTGCCCCTGCTGGCAACCCTGGCCCTGGCACAGGTCCCTGCGGCCTTAGCTGATGCCCTGGAAAGGGACAGCTCAG AGGACCGGGCCTTCCGTGTGCGCATCGTGGGCACCGCGCCGCTGCAGGGTGTGCTGGGCGGCACCCTCACCATCCCGTGCCATGTTCACTACCTGCGGCCGCCGCCTGGCCGCCGGGCTGTGCTGGGCTCCCCGAGGGTCAAGTGGACCTTCCTGTCCGGGGGCCGGGAGGCCGAGGTGCTGGTGGCCCGGGGGCTGCGCGTCAAGGTGAGCGAAGCCTACCGGTTCCGCGTGGCGCTGCCTGCCTACCCAGCGTCACTCACCAATGTCTCCCTGGCTCTGAGCGAGCTGCGGCCCAACGACTCAGGCATCTACCGCTGCGAGGTCCAACAGGGCATAGATGACAGCAGTGATGCTGTGGAGGTCAAGGTCAAAG GGGTCGTCTTTCTCTACCGCGAGGGCTCAGCCCGCTACgctttctccttctctggggcCCAGGAGGCCTGTGCCCGCATCGGAGCCCGCATTGCCACCCCGGAGCAGCTCTATGCCGCCTACCTTGGGGGCTATGAGCAGTGTGATGCTGGCTGGCTGTCCGACCAGACCGTGAG GTATCCCATCCAGACCCCGCGAGAGGCCTGTTACGGAGACATGGATGGTTTCCCTGGGGTCCGGAACTATGGAGTGGTAGACCCGGATGACCTCTATGATGTCTACTGTTATGCTGAAGACCTGAACGGTGATTGGG CAGGAGAGCTGTTCCTGGGCGCCCCTCCAGACAAGCTGACGTTGGAGGAGGCACGGGCGTACTGCCGGGAGCGGGGTGCGGAGATCGCCACCACGGGCCAGCTGTATGCAGCCTGGGATGGTGGCCTGGACCGCTGCAGCCCAGGCTGGCTGGCCGATGGCAGCGTGCGCTACCCCATTGTCACACCCCGCCAGCGCTGCGGCGGGGGCCTGCCTGGTGTCAAGactctcttcctcttccccaaCCAGACCGGCTTCCCCAACAAGCACAGCCGCTTCCATGTCTACTGCTTCCGAG ACTCTGCCCAGCCCTCTGCCATCCCTGAGGTCTCCAACCCAGCCTCCGACCTGGCCTCTGATGGACTGGAAGCCATTGTCACCGTGACAGAGACCCTGGAGGAACTGCAACTGCCGCAAGGAGCTGTGGAGAGCGAGTCCCGAGGAGCCATCTACTCCATTCCCATCGTGGAGGATGGAGGAGGTGGAAGTTCCACTCCAGAAGACCCAGCAGAGGCCCCTAGGACCCTCCTAG AATTCAAAACCCAAACCATTGTACCTCCCTTGGGGTCCTCAGAAGAGGAAGACAAGGTGTTGGAGGAAGATGAGAAAtacaaggaggaagagaaagaggaggaggaagaagaggaggaggtggaagaTGAGGCCCTGTGGGCCTGGCCCAGTGAGCTCAGCAGCCTGGATGAAGAGGCCTATCTCCCCACTGAGCCAGCCCTAGAGGAATCACTTTCTGAGGCATCCCCGCCGCTGACAAGGGCAGTCCTACAGCCTGATGTGTCACCACCACCTGATGGAGAGCCAGAGGCCCCTAGGCCTCCAGGGGTCCTTGGACCACCCACTGGGACTCTGCCAACTCCCAGGGAGGGGAGCCTGGCACCCCCACCGCCTTTCACTCCAGCTGGGGCAAGAGAGGTTGGGGAGGAGACTGGGGGTCCTGAGCTGTCTGGGGTCCCTCGAGGAGAGAGTGAGGAGACAGGGAGCTCCGAAGAGTCTCCTCTCCTGCTTCCAGCCACAAGGGCCCCTGAGGGTCCCGGGGACCCGGAGGTCCCCTCTGAAGAGAATTCTGGAAGAACTGTCCCAGCAGGGACCTCAGTTCGGGCCCAGCCGGTGCTGCCCACTGACAGTGCTGGCCAAGGCGGAGTGGCCATGGCCCCCTCACCAG GTGACTGTGTCCCCAGCCCCTGCCACAATGGCGGGACATgcttggaggaggaggagggggtccGCTGCCTGTGTTTGCCTGGCTATGGGGGGGACCTGTGCAATATCG GCCTCCACTTCTGTAGCCCTGGCTGGGACTCCTTCCAGGGCTCCTGCTACAAGCACTTTTCTACACGAAGGAGCTGGCAGGAGGCAGAGACCCAGTGCCGGATGTACGGGGCGCACCTGGCCAGCATCAGCACGCCTGAGGAACAGGACTTCATCAACA ATCGATACCGGGAGTACCAGTGGATCGGGCTCAATGACAGGACCATAGAAGGCGATTTCCTGTGGTCAGACGGCGTCCCCCTG CTCTATGAGAACTGGAACCCCGGGCAGCCTGACAGCTACTTCCTGTCTGGAGAGAACTGCGTGGTCATGGTGTGGCACGATCAGGGACAGTGGAGTGATGTGCCTTGCAACTACCACCTGTCCTACACCTGCAAGATGGGGCTGG TGTCCTGTGGGCCCCCACCGGAGCTGCCCCTGGCACAAGTGTCTGGCCGCCCACAGCTGCGCTATGAGGTGCACACAGTGCTTCGTTACCGGTGCCGAGAGGGGCTGGCCCAGCGCAACCTGCCACTGATCCGCTGCCAGGAGGATGGTCGCTGGGAGCCCCCCCAGATCTCCTGCGTGCCCCGTAGGCCT GCTCGAGCTCTGCACCCAACGAAGGTCCCAGAAGGACATCAATGGAGGCTCCTGGGGCGCTGGAAGGTGCGGTTGACCCCTCCTTCCAGTCCTGTTCCAGGTCCCTAG
- the BCAN gene encoding brevican core protein isoform X3, which yields MSERWSYVPMEQPAVPPSACSMAPLFLPLLATLALAQVPAALADALERDSSEDRAFRVRIVGTAPLQGVLGGTLTIPCHVHYLRPPPGRRAVLGSPRVKWTFLSGGREAEVLVARGLRVKVSEAYRFRVALPAYPASLTNVSLALSELRPNDSGIYRCEVQQGIDDSSDAVEVKVKGVVFLYREGSARYAFSFSGAQEACARIGARIATPEQLYAAYLGGYEQCDAGWLSDQTVRYPIQTPREACYGDMDGFPGVRNYGVVDPDDLYDVYCYAEDLNAGELFLGAPPDKLTLEEARAYCRERGAEIATTGQLYAAWDGGLDRCSPGWLADGSVRYPIVTPRQRCGGGLPGVKTLFLFPNQTGFPNKHSRFHVYCFRDSAQPSAIPEVSNPASDLASDGLEAIVTVTETLEELQLPQGAVESESRGAIYSIPIVEDGGGGSSTPEDPAEAPRTLLEFKTQTIVPPLGSSEEEDKVLEEDEKYKEEEKEEEEEEEEVEDEALWAWPSELSSLDEEAYLPTEPALEESLSEASPPLTRAVLQPDVSPPPDGEPEAPRPPGVLGPPTGTLPTPREGSLAPPPPFTPAGAREVGEETGGPELSGVPRGESEETGSSEESPLLLPATRAPEGPGDPEVPSEENSGRTVPAGTSVRAQPVLPTDSAGQGGVAMAPSPGDCVPSPCHNGGTCLEEEEGVRCLCLPGYGGDLCNIGLHFCSPGWDSFQGSCYKHFSTRRSWQEAETQCRMYGAHLASISTPEEQDFINNRYREYQWIGLNDRTIEGDFLWSDGVPLLYENWNPGQPDSYFLSGENCVVMVWHDQGQWSDVPCNYHLSYTCKMGLVSCGPPPELPLAQVSGRPQLRYEVHTVLRYRCREGLAQRNLPLIRCQEDGRWEPPQISCVPRRPARALHPTKVPEGHQWRLLGRWKVRLTPPSSPVPGP from the exons ATGAGTGAGCGCTGGAGCTATGTTCCTATGGAGCAGCCAGCTG TCCCTCCATCAGCTTGCAGCATGGCCCCATTGTTCCTGCCCCTGCTGGCAACCCTGGCCCTGGCACAGGTCCCTGCGGCCTTAGCTGATGCCCTGGAAAGGGACAGCTCAG AGGACCGGGCCTTCCGTGTGCGCATCGTGGGCACCGCGCCGCTGCAGGGTGTGCTGGGCGGCACCCTCACCATCCCGTGCCATGTTCACTACCTGCGGCCGCCGCCTGGCCGCCGGGCTGTGCTGGGCTCCCCGAGGGTCAAGTGGACCTTCCTGTCCGGGGGCCGGGAGGCCGAGGTGCTGGTGGCCCGGGGGCTGCGCGTCAAGGTGAGCGAAGCCTACCGGTTCCGCGTGGCGCTGCCTGCCTACCCAGCGTCACTCACCAATGTCTCCCTGGCTCTGAGCGAGCTGCGGCCCAACGACTCAGGCATCTACCGCTGCGAGGTCCAACAGGGCATAGATGACAGCAGTGATGCTGTGGAGGTCAAGGTCAAAG GGGTCGTCTTTCTCTACCGCGAGGGCTCAGCCCGCTACgctttctccttctctggggcCCAGGAGGCCTGTGCCCGCATCGGAGCCCGCATTGCCACCCCGGAGCAGCTCTATGCCGCCTACCTTGGGGGCTATGAGCAGTGTGATGCTGGCTGGCTGTCCGACCAGACCGTGAG GTATCCCATCCAGACCCCGCGAGAGGCCTGTTACGGAGACATGGATGGTTTCCCTGGGGTCCGGAACTATGGAGTGGTAGACCCGGATGACCTCTATGATGTCTACTGTTATGCTGAAGACCTGAACG CAGGAGAGCTGTTCCTGGGCGCCCCTCCAGACAAGCTGACGTTGGAGGAGGCACGGGCGTACTGCCGGGAGCGGGGTGCGGAGATCGCCACCACGGGCCAGCTGTATGCAGCCTGGGATGGTGGCCTGGACCGCTGCAGCCCAGGCTGGCTGGCCGATGGCAGCGTGCGCTACCCCATTGTCACACCCCGCCAGCGCTGCGGCGGGGGCCTGCCTGGTGTCAAGactctcttcctcttccccaaCCAGACCGGCTTCCCCAACAAGCACAGCCGCTTCCATGTCTACTGCTTCCGAG ACTCTGCCCAGCCCTCTGCCATCCCTGAGGTCTCCAACCCAGCCTCCGACCTGGCCTCTGATGGACTGGAAGCCATTGTCACCGTGACAGAGACCCTGGAGGAACTGCAACTGCCGCAAGGAGCTGTGGAGAGCGAGTCCCGAGGAGCCATCTACTCCATTCCCATCGTGGAGGATGGAGGAGGTGGAAGTTCCACTCCAGAAGACCCAGCAGAGGCCCCTAGGACCCTCCTAG AATTCAAAACCCAAACCATTGTACCTCCCTTGGGGTCCTCAGAAGAGGAAGACAAGGTGTTGGAGGAAGATGAGAAAtacaaggaggaagagaaagaggaggaggaagaagaggaggaggtggaagaTGAGGCCCTGTGGGCCTGGCCCAGTGAGCTCAGCAGCCTGGATGAAGAGGCCTATCTCCCCACTGAGCCAGCCCTAGAGGAATCACTTTCTGAGGCATCCCCGCCGCTGACAAGGGCAGTCCTACAGCCTGATGTGTCACCACCACCTGATGGAGAGCCAGAGGCCCCTAGGCCTCCAGGGGTCCTTGGACCACCCACTGGGACTCTGCCAACTCCCAGGGAGGGGAGCCTGGCACCCCCACCGCCTTTCACTCCAGCTGGGGCAAGAGAGGTTGGGGAGGAGACTGGGGGTCCTGAGCTGTCTGGGGTCCCTCGAGGAGAGAGTGAGGAGACAGGGAGCTCCGAAGAGTCTCCTCTCCTGCTTCCAGCCACAAGGGCCCCTGAGGGTCCCGGGGACCCGGAGGTCCCCTCTGAAGAGAATTCTGGAAGAACTGTCCCAGCAGGGACCTCAGTTCGGGCCCAGCCGGTGCTGCCCACTGACAGTGCTGGCCAAGGCGGAGTGGCCATGGCCCCCTCACCAG GTGACTGTGTCCCCAGCCCCTGCCACAATGGCGGGACATgcttggaggaggaggagggggtccGCTGCCTGTGTTTGCCTGGCTATGGGGGGGACCTGTGCAATATCG GCCTCCACTTCTGTAGCCCTGGCTGGGACTCCTTCCAGGGCTCCTGCTACAAGCACTTTTCTACACGAAGGAGCTGGCAGGAGGCAGAGACCCAGTGCCGGATGTACGGGGCGCACCTGGCCAGCATCAGCACGCCTGAGGAACAGGACTTCATCAACA ATCGATACCGGGAGTACCAGTGGATCGGGCTCAATGACAGGACCATAGAAGGCGATTTCCTGTGGTCAGACGGCGTCCCCCTG CTCTATGAGAACTGGAACCCCGGGCAGCCTGACAGCTACTTCCTGTCTGGAGAGAACTGCGTGGTCATGGTGTGGCACGATCAGGGACAGTGGAGTGATGTGCCTTGCAACTACCACCTGTCCTACACCTGCAAGATGGGGCTGG TGTCCTGTGGGCCCCCACCGGAGCTGCCCCTGGCACAAGTGTCTGGCCGCCCACAGCTGCGCTATGAGGTGCACACAGTGCTTCGTTACCGGTGCCGAGAGGGGCTGGCCCAGCGCAACCTGCCACTGATCCGCTGCCAGGAGGATGGTCGCTGGGAGCCCCCCCAGATCTCCTGCGTGCCCCGTAGGCCT GCTCGAGCTCTGCACCCAACGAAGGTCCCAGAAGGACATCAATGGAGGCTCCTGGGGCGCTGGAAGGTGCGGTTGACCCCTCCTTCCAGTCCTGTTCCAGGTCCCTAG